GTGCAGACGGATCCGTCTTACTATGATCACTTTTCCCGATACTTTGGGCCCCTCCCCCATGGGATATGGCCCGTCTCGCATCTCATGGGTGGCCGGCTGCTCCCACGTTCGTTGTTCGAGTCTCCAACGTTGACCGCAAGCCTCGCGGAGTTGGGCAAGTCCATCACGAGAAACAACGAATGGACTATATCTGCAGTCACCCTGAACGTCAACCACACGGTCGCACAGACTACAGATACCTCCAACTCCGTCCACCCTGCGTGGAGAGATACGCTGGCCCATTACACAGTGTACTCTCCCTGGGACTGGTCGTCCGCCGCAGAAATGAACCAACGATCAGATCGATTGACCAAGGAAATCATTCCAGCTCTCGAGGAGCTGACTCCGGGAGGGGCGACCTACGCGAATGAGGCCGATTACCGCCAGGCGGACTGGCAGACGGCATTTTACGGGCCGACATGGGACAGATTAAGCAGGATAAAGAGCAAGTGGGATGCGACTGGCGTGCTTTATGCACCACTCAGTGCAGGTGCAGACAGCTGGCAAGAGAAGCCGGATGGCAGACTTTGTAGAGTGTGATGGATGTAAAAATCGGGGTTGCGCTGAGAGCAGGGAGGAAGCACAGTAACTATCACAACTATTGAAGATTTATATGCAAAGATCGTCTGTACAACCAATTTGTACTTTTGCAGAGCCTTTGATGGTTTATCTGCCGTAATATATGTATATCCTGCACCGAATCTTTTCGGATTGATTGTTTGAGAAGCAATACTGTTTCTACCATGGGATCGTACTTCCATCGTAACCCCAGAACTCTCCCGAGCCATCCTCCTTGGAGATCGCATCAAACTTGGCAACAAGAGCATTCACACTGTCCTGGATTTCTACAAATGCCTCGGGAAAGCCAACCGCCTGGCAGGCTTCATTGCCAGAGACTGTCTTGACGGCACTAGGACCATGAGCATTAGTACAACGTTCACTATACCATCGGCTGGCGCAACCTACCCTGGATGAACCGCCAAGGTGACGATGTCCTCATTTTCGAAATGAATCTTCCTCGTAAAGAAGTTCACTGCCGCCTTGCTGGCCCCGTAGGCGGCATTGGGGTAGGGAATATCCTTTAGTCCCCCAATTGTGCCAACCAAGCTGCTAATCACAATGAACTTGGCGTTTTCGGACTTTTGCAGCAGAGGGAATACTGCCTGGAAGAGGCGCACTGGCCCCACAGTGTTGATATCAAGATGGTCTTTGACGTGGGCAACGTCGACGTCGGCTACGGGCTGGTACGCCGCAGGCGTGAATGTACCGGCATTCGCGATGACGGTATCGATGGCGGTGATTCCCTGGGATTTCGCAAACTCGATGGCCTCCCGGGCATCCTCGTCTGAGGTGGAATCGACTTTGAGAATAACCACCCGGCTCCCGGTGGCCGCGGCGATACTCTGCAAGGATTGGGAGTCCTCTGAGCTGGGACTACGCACGGCTGCCAGAACAGTCGTGTTGGGGCGAGTGAGATACTTTTGCACAAGCCCACGCCCAATTCCTAGAACAATAGTGGATCAGTATGACGGTATTCGGGAAATACGCCGTTTCCTCGTACCTCTATTAGCGCCGGAGATAAGAACTGTGGCTGCCATGTTGATAACTGTTGATTTCATGTCCATTCCATCGTATTCCTGTTTTTGCTGGGTTTATATGAGGATCAAATCTGGGACGATCAGACGAGCACGCCTCTGGTGAATTACTAATTCAATGACCAGATTCCTGATCACGGTCTCGGAAAGATACCCGGGAATAATCGAGTTTCTCTGGGAATGCTGGGTAGGTTTCGCTACATCTGCAGAGTAAGCATAAGCTTCGTATCTGCACTATAATC
This sequence is a window from Aspergillus puulaauensis MK2 DNA, chromosome 6, nearly complete sequence. Protein-coding genes within it:
- a CDS encoding SDR family oxidoreductase (COG:Q;~EggNog:ENOG410PNXT;~InterPro:IPR002347,IPR036291,IPR020904;~PFAM:PF00106,PF13561,PF08659,PF01370;~SMCOG1001:short-chain dehydrogenase/reductase SDR;~antiSMASH:Cluster_6.5;~go_function: GO:0016491 - oxidoreductase activity [Evidence IEA];~go_process: GO:0055114 - oxidation-reduction process [Evidence IEA]), giving the protein MAATVLISGANRGIGRGLVQKYLTRPNTTVLAAVRSPSSEDSQSLQSIAAATGSRVVILKVDSTSDEDAREAIEFAKSQGITAIDTVIANAGTFTPAAYQPVADVDVAHVKDHLDINTVGPVRLFQAVFPLLQKSENAKFIVISSLVGTIGGLKDIPYPNAAYGASKAAVNFFTRKIHFENEDIVTLAVHPGAVKTVSGNEACQAVGFPEAFVEIQDSVNALVAKFDAISKEDGSGEFWGYDGSTIPW